In a single window of the Antedon mediterranea chromosome 1, ecAntMedi1.1, whole genome shotgun sequence genome:
- the LOC140050491 gene encoding G-protein coupled receptor GRL101-like: protein MCIAGLNHNQISSLPACVFSGLTSLNELYLNNNQIRTLTAKTFDDLTSLQILDLRDNNLQKYRDRTFEQLKELKELYSDLFKLCCLVGDIDVCEPTDAFSSCADLLKREGLRVLMLVIGVSSAIGNGIVILSRRFNNKDNNKNDFNKVQTMLITHLAVSDLLMAVYLIVTCKAQTEDRQYNG, encoded by the exons ATGTGTATTGC GGGTTTGAATCACAACCAAATTAGTTCATTACCAGCCTGTGTTTTTTCTGGTTTGACATCTTTGAATGAACT GTATTTGAACAATAACCAAATACGTACATTGACGGCCAAGACGTTTGATGATTTGACGTCATTACAAATACT agACTTAAGGGACAACAACTTACAGAAATACAGAGATAGAACTTTTGAACAACTGAAGGAATTAAAAGAACT ATATTCAGATTTGTTTAAGCTGTGTTGTCTCGTGGGTGACATTGATGTCTGCGAACCAACAGATGCTTTTTCTTCCTGTGCAGACTTACTAAAACGAGAAGGGTTAAGAGTATTGATGTTGGTTATTGGTGTTTCATCTGCCATTGGTAATGGAATTGTTATTTTATCACGGAGGTTTAATAACAAGGacaacaataaaaatgattttaataagGTGCAAACCATGCTTATTACTCATCTGGCTGTGTCTGACTTGCTGATGGCAGTTTATCTGATTGTTACATGCAAGGCACAAACAGAAGATAGGCAATACAATGGATAA